In Deinococcus sp. HSC-46F16, the following are encoded in one genomic region:
- a CDS encoding VF530 family DNA-binding protein, which yields MSHPAPDPLHGVTLQQVVERLAGHYGWAELARRVPVRCFQNDPSVTSSLKFLRRTPWARAKVEALYVALVRDERET from the coding sequence ATGAGTCACCCCGCGCCCGATCCCCTCCACGGGGTCACCCTCCAGCAGGTCGTCGAGCGCCTCGCCGGGCACTACGGCTGGGCGGAACTGGCCCGCCGGGTGCCCGTCCGCTGCTTTCAGAACGACCCGTCGGTGACCTCCAGCCTGAAGTTTTTGCGCCGCACGCCGTGGGCACGGGCGAAGGTGGAAGCGCTGTACGTGGCCCTCGTGCGCGACGAGCGGGAAACCTGA